One genomic region from Methanonatronarchaeum thermophilum encodes:
- the arcS gene encoding archaeosine synthase subunit alpha: MRIDKMSYFESIIRDGPGRIGVLKSSSFEFETPCLIDVEAEILDLGSTWVPCESEVENPDLVVPPSKRCPPGLDRDYTEYLGNENLRILDDFEVESEGCVVMPVVGGGRFGVLRERFSQELSNYDAVLVDMVGELYLPNELLQVVLSVKKGVGYDTAVYAPAIATPPLVPLLVYMGVDLLDGYRAVECASDDVFFTHTGTQRLEQLDETPCQCSYCMENDIEEIKKLKGRERKDVIYQHNLAMLLGELKKTRNAVRRGLLRELVEERVRSKPELTALLRKLDSENQDYLLNQTPSYRRYQLYANTTESLSRPEINRFIERVKTRYEPPGSKVAVILPCSARKPYSKSDSHAIYRRGTQGRGDEVILTSPLGLVPRELEVVYPAQHYDLPVTGVWSEAEKKQIKDCFIDYFSKHKYEKVVIHVRDEMADLCREILEDRSCEIESTTQNRDPRSSKSIKKLYESLSGYKKRKNRFRDMIKSIMDYQFGLGTGNRLLKNAKVKGSFPKLRVIGNDGIQYATLVPQYGMIALTIDGVKKVKPMNYLIEIGSFYPKGSLLAPGVIEASNQIKPNDEVWFKGDKALGVGRAAMSGEEMTQSERGIAVNIRHVEEL; this comes from the coding sequence GTGAGAATAGATAAAATGAGTTATTTCGAAAGTATTATTAGAGATGGTCCTGGAAGGATAGGTGTTCTTAAATCAAGTAGTTTTGAATTCGAAACTCCTTGTTTAATCGATGTTGAAGCGGAAATACTTGATTTAGGCAGTACCTGGGTACCGTGTGAAAGTGAAGTGGAAAACCCTGATTTGGTTGTTCCCCCCTCTAAAAGATGTCCCCCTGGATTAGATCGAGATTATACTGAGTATCTTGGGAATGAAAACCTAAGGATACTTGATGATTTTGAGGTTGAGAGCGAAGGTTGTGTAGTGATGCCTGTGGTTGGTGGAGGGCGTTTTGGAGTGTTGAGAGAGAGATTTAGTCAGGAACTCTCCAACTATGATGCAGTGTTGGTGGATATGGTTGGTGAGTTGTATCTGCCTAATGAGTTGTTGCAGGTTGTTCTCTCTGTTAAAAAAGGTGTTGGTTATGATACAGCTGTGTATGCTCCAGCGATTGCTACACCCCCATTGGTTCCATTGTTGGTTTATATGGGCGTTGATTTATTGGATGGATACCGTGCAGTTGAATGTGCTTCCGATGATGTTTTTTTCACCCACACAGGAACACAGAGGTTAGAGCAACTTGATGAAACACCCTGTCAATGCAGCTATTGCATGGAAAATGACATCGAAGAGATAAAAAAACTCAAAGGCAGGGAGAGAAAAGACGTTATCTATCAACATAACTTAGCTATGTTGTTGGGTGAGTTGAAGAAAACCCGTAATGCTGTTAGGAGAGGGTTGTTGCGAGAGCTTGTGGAAGAAAGAGTTAGGTCCAAACCAGAGTTAACTGCATTGTTACGTAAACTAGATAGTGAGAACCAAGACTACCTACTTAATCAAACTCCAAGTTACCGTAGGTATCAGTTATATGCGAATACAACTGAATCTCTAAGCCGTCCGGAGATAAATAGATTTATAGAGCGCGTTAAAACAAGGTATGAACCACCTGGATCGAAAGTTGCAGTAATACTACCATGTTCTGCAAGAAAACCGTACTCTAAATCGGATTCACACGCTATATACCGTAGAGGAACACAGGGAAGAGGAGATGAAGTCATATTGACATCTCCATTAGGATTGGTACCAAGAGAACTTGAAGTAGTATACCCCGCCCAACACTACGACCTCCCGGTAACAGGAGTTTGGAGCGAAGCAGAAAAAAAACAGATAAAAGACTGTTTTATTGATTATTTCTCTAAACATAAATACGAAAAAGTAGTGATTCACGTAAGAGATGAAATGGCCGATTTATGTAGGGAGATACTAGAAGACAGGTCATGTGAAATCGAATCTACAACCCAAAACAGAGATCCAAGGTCAAGCAAATCCATTAAAAAACTATATGAATCACTATCAGGCTACAAAAAAAGAAAAAATAGATTTAGAGACATGATAAAAAGCATTATGGACTATCAGTTTGGTTTAGGAACTGGAAACCGTCTACTTAAAAACGCTAAAGTAAAAGGAAGTTTCCCTAAACTTAGGGTGATCGGTAACGATGGAATACAGTATGCAACACTTGTCCCTCAATACGGAATGATTGCATTAACGATCGATGGGGTTAAAAAAGTAAAACCAATGAACTACCTAATTGAAATAGGCAGTTTCTATCCAAAAGGCTCTTTACTAGCTCCTGGAGTAATAGAGGCATCAAACCAAATCAAACCGAACGATGAAGTCTGGTTCAAAGGAGATAAAGCATTAGGAGTAGGTCGGGCAGCAATGTCTGGAGAAGAGATGACACAGTCTGAAAGAGGAATAGCAGTAAATATAAGACACGTGGAGGAACTTTAA
- the tgtA gene encoding tRNA guanosine(15) transglycosylase TgtA, with protein MDFEIKRKDGAGRIGRIDLGGWRVETPTIMPVINPGILTIPPNEMKEFGAEILITNSYIIYRNENLHEKAVENGVHSLLDFNGPIMTDSGAYQLSVYGDVEVGSKEILGFQNDIESDIHVPLDLPTPPGVSWDRAKNDLEVTLKRAREGVEVARNNNSVIAGPIQGSTHLDLRKKSAFEMSKLYFDLYCIGGVVPMMESYDFENLIKAVVASKSCLPFNAPVHLFGAGHPMVFAVAVAFGCDLFDSAAYALFAKRNRYLTNRGTWNVKEMEYLPCSCPACHGRDVNDLMDSELLARHNLYATFEELRVVKEAIRRGELLELASERARSHPRLHSALKWGLENGDWIEETTPFSKKSAFFYTGEESLYRPEISRVHNSIKRYNLKGNILLFLAHDIDEEIAGKIKCSKDIQVMEIKPPFVYPAELSRTYPYGQSLVPKHIDSGRHEKAIETIKEINKKYGDRFDEKYIVGPEYKDYTEKLNDIKPLMTSQVNQLL; from the coding sequence ATGGATTTTGAAATTAAGCGTAAGGATGGTGCTGGAAGGATTGGTAGAATCGATTTAGGTGGTTGGAGGGTGGAGACCCCCACTATCATGCCTGTGATTAATCCTGGAATTTTGACTATTCCTCCTAATGAGATGAAGGAGTTTGGTGCTGAGATATTGATTACCAATTCTTACATTATTTATCGAAATGAAAATTTACATGAAAAGGCTGTAGAAAATGGTGTTCACTCTTTACTGGATTTTAATGGCCCTATTATGACAGATTCTGGAGCATATCAACTGAGTGTATATGGTGACGTTGAGGTTGGGTCTAAAGAGATTCTTGGTTTTCAAAACGATATCGAATCCGATATACATGTACCTCTTGACCTGCCTACTCCACCAGGTGTTAGTTGGGATCGAGCTAAAAACGATTTAGAGGTCACTTTAAAAAGGGCTCGTGAAGGAGTTGAGGTGGCGAGAAATAACAACTCTGTTATCGCTGGCCCTATTCAAGGCTCTACACACCTAGATTTAAGGAAAAAATCTGCGTTTGAGATGTCTAAACTATATTTCGATTTGTACTGTATTGGTGGGGTTGTACCGATGATGGAGTCTTATGATTTTGAAAACCTCATTAAAGCTGTTGTCGCGTCTAAATCCTGTCTTCCTTTTAATGCGCCGGTACATCTTTTTGGAGCGGGTCATCCAATGGTTTTTGCTGTAGCGGTTGCTTTTGGCTGTGACCTATTTGATTCAGCCGCATATGCTTTATTTGCTAAAAGAAATCGATATTTAACCAATAGAGGCACTTGGAACGTTAAGGAGATGGAGTATTTACCTTGTTCATGTCCCGCCTGTCATGGTAGAGATGTAAATGACCTAATGGATTCTGAATTACTAGCTAGGCATAACCTATATGCTACCTTTGAAGAACTTCGTGTCGTTAAAGAAGCTATAAGGCGAGGTGAACTATTGGAGTTAGCTAGCGAGAGAGCTAGATCACATCCAAGGTTACATTCAGCATTAAAATGGGGTCTAGAAAACGGTGATTGGATCGAAGAGACAACGCCTTTCTCTAAAAAAAGCGCCTTTTTCTATACTGGAGAGGAATCTCTATATCGACCAGAGATATCTAGAGTACACAACTCAATCAAGCGATACAATCTTAAAGGAAACATCCTACTGTTTTTAGCACACGACATAGATGAAGAGATAGCTGGAAAAATAAAATGTTCTAAGGATATCCAGGTAATGGAAATAAAACCACCCTTTGTTTATCCTGCAGAACTTTCTAGGACCTATCCATATGGCCAATCGCTTGTTCCAAAACACATCGACAGTGGTAGGCATGAAAAAGCTATTGAAACCATCAAAGAGATTAATAAAAAATATGGTGATCGATTCGATGAAAAATACATAGTAGGGCCAGAATACAAAGATTACACGGAAAAACTGAACGACATCAAACCTCTAATGACCAGCCAGGTCAACCAATTATTATAG
- a CDS encoding cryptochrome/photolyase family protein encodes MRRELRLNDNTALVEAAEDFDKVLPLYIIDSDIFNDNGLKPGFDRVFFWYNSLKNLIQRFRDWGGLVIRVGKPEVVLNNLVGEVDAQAIYFNSDYTPYSRKRDQKVLNFIDIEFKGFKDLVFHEKKEILTGSNTPYKVFSYYEKKWNDLEKKKPTSIADFNTLDVSDEGLPSLKELGYDEKGYDEKGSDNPLFRGGRSRGLSLLDSFKERVGSYHEFRDYPGMEWTSLLSPHLKFGTISIREAYWIDDDDSKGLNAWRRQLCWRDFYFQQLWNWPEMYKTPLKKKYTEIDWRDVNQEWDAFKKGETGFPLIDAGVRQLLETGWMHNRVRMAVASFVAKDLHLDWRVLDSFFKKHFIDFERASMTGGIHWCYSIGGDSQPYFRVFNPTKQAKKYDPEGSYIKSYIPELQMVPNEYIHKPDEMSEELQRDIGCIVGEDYPKPVLKHKERRKKAIELYESVK; translated from the coding sequence TTGAGACGTGAATTGCGTCTTAATGATAACACCGCTTTGGTTGAAGCTGCTGAGGACTTTGATAAAGTTTTACCCCTTTATATAATAGATTCAGATATATTCAATGATAATGGGTTGAAGCCGGGTTTTGATAGGGTTTTTTTCTGGTATAATTCTCTTAAAAACTTAATTCAGAGGTTTAGGGATTGGGGAGGTCTTGTTATCAGGGTTGGTAAGCCAGAGGTTGTGTTGAATAATTTGGTTGGTGAGGTTGATGCTCAAGCCATTTATTTCAATAGTGATTATACACCTTATTCTAGAAAAAGAGATCAAAAAGTCCTTAATTTTATTGATATTGAGTTTAAAGGTTTTAAAGACCTTGTTTTCCATGAGAAAAAAGAAATATTGACTGGTTCAAATACTCCGTATAAAGTGTTCAGTTATTACGAAAAAAAGTGGAATGATTTGGAGAAGAAAAAACCTACTTCTATCGCGGATTTCAACACACTTGATGTATCAGATGAGGGTCTTCCATCTTTAAAGGAATTAGGTTATGATGAAAAAGGTTATGATGAAAAAGGTTCCGATAACCCATTGTTTAGGGGTGGTAGGTCTAGAGGCTTATCTCTATTAGATAGTTTTAAAGAGAGGGTTGGTAGTTATCATGAGTTTAGGGATTATCCTGGTATGGAGTGGACCTCATTGCTTTCCCCTCACTTAAAGTTTGGAACGATATCTATAAGAGAAGCCTATTGGATAGATGATGACGATTCTAAAGGTCTTAATGCGTGGAGGAGGCAGTTGTGTTGGAGGGATTTCTATTTTCAACAACTATGGAACTGGCCGGAGATGTATAAAACTCCTTTAAAAAAGAAGTATACAGAGATTGATTGGAGAGATGTTAATCAAGAGTGGGACGCATTTAAAAAAGGAGAAACAGGTTTTCCTTTAATAGATGCTGGAGTTCGTCAATTACTAGAGACCGGTTGGATGCATAACAGGGTTCGTATGGCTGTAGCATCTTTTGTAGCTAAAGACCTCCATTTAGATTGGCGGGTTTTAGATAGTTTTTTCAAAAAACATTTCATCGATTTTGAAAGAGCTTCAATGACAGGTGGGATACATTGGTGTTATTCTATAGGAGGCGACTCTCAACCATACTTCAGGGTTTTCAATCCAACTAAACAAGCCAAAAAATATGATCCAGAAGGCAGTTACATTAAATCGTATATACCTGAATTACAGATGGTTCCAAACGAATATATACATAAACCGGATGAGATGTCTGAAGAGCTTCAGAGAGATATCGGGTGTATAGTTGGTGAAGACTATCCAAAACCGGTTTTAAAGCATAAAGAAAGACGTAAAAAAGCAATAGAGCTATATGAATCGGTGAAATAG
- the ahbD gene encoding heme b synthase has protein sequence MNKKYRPMLVAWELTRACNLKCSHCRASSIDNPEQDELTTKQAKEVINEIAEIGNILILTGGEPLMRNDIYKIAEYANKKELRVVLATNGTTLDKTKTQKMIDAGIQRVSISIDGATPKSHDNFRGIEGAYQQALDGIEILQKMKMPFQINTTITKQNVDELPELIEMAEQNNATAHHIFMLVPTGRGENLKGNEITPKKYEEILEWFYNKETEVNMELKATCAPHYYRILSQKGGKFKKKGLDMKTGGCLGGKMFCFISRTGEVYPCGYLPLTAGNVLEQKFTKIWNQSTLFKNLRNPNKLKGKCGECEYKKLCGGCRARAYAKTKNYLSEEPYCIHQPKKTKNKT, from the coding sequence ATGAACAAAAAATACAGACCAATGTTAGTAGCTTGGGAACTAACAAGAGCCTGCAACCTAAAATGCAGCCACTGCCGAGCATCCTCAATCGACAACCCAGAACAAGATGAACTCACAACAAAACAAGCCAAAGAAGTCATAAACGAAATCGCAGAAATCGGAAACATACTAATACTAACCGGCGGCGAACCCCTAATGCGAAACGACATATACAAAATCGCCGAATACGCCAACAAAAAAGAACTAAGAGTAGTACTAGCAACAAACGGAACAACACTAGACAAAACAAAAACACAGAAAATGATCGATGCAGGAATACAAAGAGTAAGCATAAGCATAGACGGAGCAACACCAAAATCACATGACAACTTCCGAGGCATAGAAGGAGCATACCAACAAGCATTAGATGGAATCGAAATACTACAAAAAATGAAAATGCCCTTCCAAATAAACACAACAATAACAAAACAAAACGTAGACGAACTACCAGAACTAATCGAAATGGCAGAACAAAACAACGCAACAGCCCACCACATATTCATGTTAGTTCCAACAGGAAGAGGAGAAAACCTAAAAGGAAACGAAATAACACCCAAAAAATACGAAGAAATACTTGAATGGTTCTACAACAAAGAAACCGAAGTAAACATGGAACTAAAAGCAACATGCGCACCTCACTACTACAGAATACTAAGCCAAAAAGGAGGCAAATTCAAGAAAAAAGGCCTAGACATGAAAACAGGTGGATGTCTAGGAGGAAAAATGTTCTGCTTCATATCAAGAACCGGTGAAGTATACCCATGCGGATACCTACCACTAACAGCAGGAAACGTACTAGAACAAAAATTCACAAAAATATGGAACCAATCAACCCTATTCAAAAACCTAAGAAACCCCAACAAACTAAAAGGAAAATGTGGAGAATGCGAATACAAAAAACTATGCGGTGGCTGCCGAGCAAGAGCATACGCAAAAACCAAAAACTACCTATCTGAAGAACCATACTGCATACACCAACCTAAAAAAACCAAAAACAAAACCTAA
- the argB gene encoding acetylglutamate kinase, translating into MKRENILVEALPYIRKLHGSKVVVKCGGHAIVNEETMENIIKDIVLLRYIGIEVILVHGGGPEISRVMNELGIKPKIVDGLRITDEKTMEVVRMVLIGNVGTELVSKIGSYGGKGIGLSGKDGRLFTAIKKGKKKVIVEGVEKEIDLGYVGEIDSVDPEMIEVVSSKGYIPVISPIAVDDEGRSLNVNADTVAGEIAINIGAKKLIMMTNVDGVMEDPDDEDSIFSKMTPEYAENLKDEGVVEGGMIPKVDSCMKAVRNDVEKAHILNGERPHSLLLELFTDEGVGTMIHKG; encoded by the coding sequence ATGAAGCGTGAAAATATTCTTGTTGAGGCTTTACCGTATATCCGTAAACTTCATGGATCGAAGGTTGTTGTTAAGTGTGGTGGTCATGCGATAGTTAATGAGGAGACTATGGAGAATATAATTAAGGATATTGTTTTGTTGAGGTATATTGGTATTGAAGTTATTTTGGTTCATGGTGGAGGTCCGGAGATTTCTAGGGTGATGAATGAGTTGGGTATTAAGCCTAAGATTGTTGATGGTTTAAGGATTACCGATGAGAAGACTATGGAGGTTGTTAGGATGGTCCTTATTGGTAATGTTGGTACTGAGCTTGTTTCTAAGATTGGTAGTTATGGTGGTAAGGGTATTGGTTTGTCGGGTAAGGATGGACGTCTTTTTACAGCTATTAAGAAGGGGAAGAAGAAGGTTATTGTTGAGGGTGTTGAGAAGGAGATAGATCTTGGTTATGTTGGTGAGATCGATAGTGTTGATCCTGAGATGATTGAGGTTGTTTCTTCTAAAGGTTATATCCCTGTTATTTCTCCGATTGCGGTAGATGATGAGGGTAGATCTTTAAATGTTAATGCTGACACTGTTGCTGGGGAGATAGCTATCAATATAGGTGCTAAAAAACTGATTATGATGACAAATGTTGATGGTGTGATGGAGGATCCTGATGATGAGGATTCTATTTTCTCTAAGATGACTCCTGAATATGCTGAAAATTTGAAGGACGAGGGTGTTGTTGAGGGAGGGATGATTCCTAAGGTTGATTCATGTATGAAGGCGGTTAGAAATGACGTTGAGAAAGCACATATATTGAATGGTGAGAGACCTCATTCCCTTTTGCTTGAACTGTTTACCGATGAAGGTGTTGGAACGATGATACATAAAGGTTGA
- a CDS encoding ferritin family protein, translated as MDGKPGNCPFCGAPEKYVKELDNYDRLMADEVGEVSRKNIKQAIQLEIDNAKFYACAARKTNDENEASVFKRLGKVEAEHAEALAELIDIEEEEIPTFEECYSKATENYKMANKRESKAIEEYRQFAKEAEEPEIEEFFQALAEIEQTHLELSDRKI; from the coding sequence ATGGATGGTAAACCAGGTAACTGTCCTTTTTGTGGAGCTCCAGAAAAATACGTCAAAGAACTTGATAACTACGATAGGTTAATGGCTGATGAGGTTGGAGAGGTATCAAGAAAAAACATCAAGCAAGCTATTCAACTTGAAATAGATAATGCTAAATTTTATGCATGCGCTGCTCGAAAAACCAACGATGAAAATGAAGCTTCCGTTTTTAAAAGACTAGGAAAAGTTGAAGCTGAACACGCTGAAGCCCTCGCAGAACTGATTGACATAGAAGAAGAGGAAATACCAACTTTTGAAGAATGCTATTCTAAAGCAACCGAAAACTACAAAATGGCAAACAAACGCGAATCAAAAGCGATAGAAGAATACAGACAGTTTGCTAAAGAAGCAGAAGAACCCGAAATAGAAGAGTTCTTCCAAGCCCTAGCAGAAATCGAACAAACACACCTCGAACTATCAGATAGAAAAATCTAA
- a CDS encoding coenzyme F420-0:L-glutamate ligase — protein sequence MKSKLDYIGVSAYGLKMGAITPQTDLPSEIREVIAQCDKDGLVDDGDILCITESIVAKSQNNYITIDQVVTELREKHGIDKGSNVLVLYPITSRNRFSAILKSIARAVKGGKVIVQLTHPDDEVGNRIVDGDLDYKETYSYQELKEMKEKGASINLEHPITGLNYLEYYTEIIGEEGSEARIVLSNNPKTLIDNNLDSIIISSIHRRKKDRDILEDAVEDQKIIDLTEVASEGEKSCRWGLLGSNLSTDEKLKLAPKNPFEFTQKIKEIIQKTTGKTIEVIIYGDGAYKDPESGIYELADPVTSFGYTDGVEGKFREGNKYKYLVDKYIEKGYSHDEVDQMIRNQEVEEEDEGTTPRKTKDLTASLADLISGSADAGTPLVLIKNFL from the coding sequence ATGAAATCGAAATTAGATTACATTGGCGTTTCAGCATATGGACTTAAAATGGGTGCTATAACCCCGCAAACAGATTTACCCAGTGAGATAAGGGAAGTTATTGCACAATGCGATAAAGATGGTTTGGTTGATGATGGTGACATTCTCTGTATAACCGAGTCGATTGTTGCAAAATCACAGAACAACTACATAACTATAGACCAGGTTGTAACGGAGTTGAGGGAGAAACACGGGATAGATAAAGGTTCAAACGTCCTTGTTTTGTATCCAATTACCAGCAGAAACAGGTTTTCCGCGATATTGAAAAGCATAGCTAGAGCAGTTAAAGGCGGTAAAGTAATTGTACAGCTAACCCACCCTGATGATGAGGTTGGTAACCGGATTGTAGATGGAGACTTGGATTATAAAGAGACATACAGCTATCAAGAACTTAAAGAAATGAAGGAAAAAGGAGCTTCAATCAACCTTGAACACCCAATAACAGGTCTTAACTACCTAGAGTATTATACGGAAATTATAGGTGAAGAAGGTAGTGAAGCACGTATAGTCCTTTCAAACAACCCAAAAACCCTGATAGACAACAACCTTGACTCAATCATAATATCTTCAATACATCGACGTAAAAAAGATAGAGATATACTTGAAGACGCCGTAGAAGACCAAAAAATAATAGATCTAACTGAAGTAGCTAGTGAAGGTGAAAAAAGCTGTAGATGGGGTCTATTAGGAAGCAATCTCTCGACAGATGAAAAACTAAAACTAGCTCCTAAAAACCCATTCGAATTCACACAAAAAATAAAGGAAATAATACAAAAAACAACTGGAAAAACAATCGAAGTAATAATCTATGGAGATGGAGCTTACAAAGACCCTGAAAGCGGTATATACGAACTAGCAGACCCAGTAACTTCATTCGGATACACAGATGGAGTCGAAGGCAAGTTCAGAGAAGGAAACAAATACAAATATCTAGTAGACAAATACATCGAAAAAGGATATTCACACGACGAGGTCGATCAAATGATACGGAACCAAGAGGTCGAGGAAGAAGATGAAGGAACAACACCACGAAAAACCAAAGACCTAACAGCAAGCCTTGCAGACCTAATTTCAGGTTCAGCCGACGCTGGAACCCCCCTAGTATTAATCAAAAACTTCCTTTAA
- a CDS encoding archaeosine biosynthesis radical SAM protein RaSEA produces MPKQLEKIMTNIRKTNLPTKNDPKKPVAVWKDKARNNDRPINCLNIILRTTGCSWGRESGCTMCGYIYDSTEKTTVKDLKKQFDIAINKHEEQTKYIKIFTSGSFLDDEELPQEAREYILQKTSKTGVEILGVESRPEFITKDKIKKAREYIPEFEVGLGIESTDNQVLNETINKNSSYKEYKTAIQKIHDAGGKVKAYLMLKPPLLTEKEAINDTIRSIKTVAKENVDKISINPCNVQRGTLVEQLYNKKQYRPPWLWSLLEILKQTNDQPTNIISDPVGGGKERGAHNCGECDTHILNTINHYSLHQEKKYLDKPECDCKTKWKTTLENEAKSHRIYTGCK; encoded by the coding sequence ATGCCAAAACAACTCGAAAAAATAATGACAAACATCCGTAAAACTAACCTACCAACCAAAAACGACCCCAAAAAACCCGTTGCAGTATGGAAAGACAAAGCAAGAAACAATGATAGACCAATAAACTGCCTAAACATAATACTAAGAACAACAGGCTGTTCATGGGGCCGTGAATCCGGCTGCACAATGTGCGGATACATATATGACTCAACCGAAAAAACCACAGTAAAAGACCTAAAAAAACAGTTCGACATTGCAATAAACAAACACGAAGAACAAACAAAATACATAAAAATATTCACATCAGGCTCTTTCCTAGACGACGAAGAACTTCCCCAAGAAGCTAGAGAATACATACTTCAAAAAACATCAAAAACCGGAGTAGAGATATTAGGAGTTGAAAGCAGACCCGAATTCATCACCAAAGACAAGATAAAAAAAGCTAGAGAATACATACCAGAGTTCGAAGTAGGTCTAGGAATAGAATCCACAGATAACCAAGTTCTCAACGAAACCATAAACAAAAACTCATCCTACAAAGAATACAAAACCGCAATACAAAAAATCCATGACGCTGGAGGTAAAGTAAAAGCATACTTAATGTTAAAACCCCCTTTACTAACCGAAAAAGAAGCTATAAACGACACAATCAGGTCTATAAAAACCGTTGCAAAAGAAAACGTCGATAAAATATCTATAAACCCATGCAACGTACAAAGAGGAACATTAGTTGAACAACTCTACAACAAAAAACAATACAGACCCCCCTGGCTATGGAGCCTTCTAGAAATACTGAAACAAACAAACGACCAACCAACAAACATAATAAGCGACCCAGTAGGTGGAGGAAAAGAAAGAGGCGCTCACAACTGTGGCGAATGCGACACACATATACTAAACACAATCAACCATTACTCACTTCACCAAGAAAAAAAATACCTAGACAAACCAGAATGCGACTGCAAAACCAAATGGAAAACCACATTAGAAAACGAAGCAAAATCGCATAGAATATACACTGGATGTAAATAA
- a CDS encoding ornithine cyclodeaminase, producing the protein MSIREIELEGHIIDSMTLPKVFDSIIDMGGDFEVLEFDIGKHKTDKSYTRIQIEGRDEEHLDSIMSEIHRHGATLPEIMDVECEEAPSDVSLPDNFYSTTNHQTYVRHGGRWVEVQNIEMDCVIVLEGVEAVCKPISHVKKGDNVVVGEKGIRVIPPERPREKSVFEFMGSHVSSEKPSDTLIEQVANEIKETKKSGGKIGFVLGPAVLHTGCSEEISTLIRQGYVDVVFGGNAIGVHDIERAIYGTSLGVDLCEGRPRPDGHKNHLYAISEVVKSGSIQDAIEDGKINSGIMYECEVNDVPYILAGSIRDDGPLPEVITDTVEAQEAMRENIKDLDLVIMMATMLHSIATGNILPSHVKTICIDINPATVTKLMDRGTAQAMGIVTDVGVFIPRLTNRILEDC; encoded by the coding sequence ATGTCTATAAGAGAGATTGAGCTTGAAGGCCATATAATTGATTCAATGACGTTGCCAAAGGTTTTCGATTCAATAATTGATATGGGTGGAGATTTCGAGGTCCTTGAGTTCGATATTGGGAAGCATAAAACCGATAAAAGTTATACTCGTATTCAAATTGAAGGTCGTGATGAAGAACATCTTGACAGTATAATGAGTGAGATACATAGACATGGGGCCACTTTACCAGAAATTATGGATGTTGAATGTGAAGAAGCTCCTTCAGATGTGTCTCTTCCAGACAATTTCTATTCTACAACCAACCACCAGACATATGTCCGGCATGGTGGTAGGTGGGTTGAGGTTCAAAATATTGAGATGGATTGTGTCATTGTGCTAGAGGGTGTTGAAGCGGTCTGCAAACCAATTTCACATGTTAAGAAGGGAGATAATGTTGTTGTAGGTGAAAAAGGAATCCGTGTCATACCTCCAGAGAGACCAAGGGAGAAATCTGTGTTTGAGTTTATGGGTAGTCATGTTTCTTCTGAAAAACCATCTGATACGTTGATTGAGCAGGTTGCAAATGAAATTAAAGAAACAAAGAAGTCTGGAGGTAAAATTGGTTTTGTATTAGGTCCAGCCGTCTTACATACAGGTTGTTCAGAAGAGATATCCACTTTGATTCGTCAGGGATATGTAGATGTAGTTTTCGGTGGAAACGCGATTGGGGTTCATGATATAGAGAGAGCGATTTATGGAACCTCTTTGGGAGTGGATTTATGTGAAGGACGGCCAAGACCAGATGGCCATAAAAACCATTTATATGCGATTAGCGAGGTTGTTAAGTCCGGTTCAATTCAAGACGCGATTGAAGATGGTAAGATCAATAGTGGGATAATGTACGAGTGTGAGGTTAACGACGTGCCCTACATACTTGCAGGGTCTATTAGAGATGATGGACCGCTTCCTGAGGTTATTACCGATACTGTTGAAGCACAGGAAGCGATGAGGGAGAACATCAAAGACCTAGATCTGGTTATAATGATGGCCACAATGCTTCATTCGATAGCAACAGGAAACATACTTCCATCACACGTCAAGACAATATGTATCGATATTAATCCAGCAACGGTAACCAAGTTGATGGATAGAGGTACGGCTCAAGCGATGGGTATTGTAACCGATGTAGGTGTATTCATACCTAGGTTGACCAACAGAATACTCGAAGATTGTTGA